GCAAGGTCTCCAATACGATGCTGGAGGTGCTTCATCTGGTAGAGGCTTACCATACCATTACAGCAGGCGGCTTTCTTCCTCACCCCTCAGAGACGCAGACATGGCAGGTCGATCCCATTCAGAAATCCGTCATGATTCCGGAGCATGGCACGATTGATCTCGGGGGGATTGAACGGAGCTGGTCGGTGAAGAAGCTGTGCGATTATATGCAAAGAGGGATGGAGCTCAAGCAGGGGCTTATTCTTGCAGGAGGCAATATAACCGTATGGGGCAGAACCTTGAGAAACTTAGACCCGTGGATCATTGGCATTCAGAATCCATGGAATCATGCCAAGGTAGGTGCCGTTGCACTCCCTCAGGGTTCACTGTCCACCTGCAGCAAATATGAGGATCCCAGCACGAAGGGGAGCGATGTGGAGCAGTGTACGGTAGTGGGAGAGGATATCATTGAATGCCAGGTATGGGCCAAAGCCCTATGCGCGTTGGGCCTAGATGTAGGCATCGAGTTGTTGTCGAAGCGAGCGACACGGTGCGAAGCGGTGCTGATCGGAACGAACAAAGAGGTCCATTACATCGGCAGCAAGGATTCCCTGAACCGAACTTGGCTGGATATGACGATTGATCATTATCACTTTAATCGGGAAGCGTCCTGAATGAGACAACGCCACGATGGCGAATATCTATTATAAAAGCACCCTATATATAAAAAAAAAAACCGACAGAAACCAGGCTTGTGCAGCCGCTCGTTTCGTCGGTTTTTGTGATTAAGCTTGCAGATTCAGGATCGCAGAAGTCTCTGCGGATGCGTCTACTTTTCCTACACTGTAGGCTTTTTTCAGCAGCTCTTGCAGATTGTTAGCTGCATTGCTGTTGGCAGCTTGGATGCTGCTGTCATCATCATCGCTGTCATCGTCGTCTTCATCATCGTCATCACTGAGCGATTGAAGGATAGACTGCAAAGTGGCATCGTCCTTTGACGAGGCTCCTTCTGCTCCTCCTGGTCCGCCTGGCCCACCAGGTCCACCTGGGCCCCCTGGTCCACCAGGAGGTCTTCCTCCCGGCGGCGGGCCCATATGTCCCTTGGACACGGCTGAGGCCGTATCTTCTGTCTCTATAGAAGTAACACTCTCATCCGTTTCCGAAGAATCAGATGAAGAGGCTTGTAACTGAGCGTACAATTGGAGCGCTTCCGCACTAAGCTCTACGGAATCATCCGAGGTTTTGTCGGAGCTTGCTGCCGTACTGGAATCCGAGCTGCTGGTTTGAAGGGCATTGGATCCGGAGGCAGTCTGCAAATAGGACTTATACAAATAACTGGAACTTGCGCTAGAAATATTCATGGCGATCCCCCTTATGGTTTCAATCTGCCTTCTACCCTAACAAAGCCAGATGAACGCCCGATGAACCGTAGATGAATGTTTCCTGAAAATCTGCTATTCCCTCGAATTGAACCTACAAGCCCCCCTTCTTCGACAAGAAGCTCAGGATCGCTTGGGCTTTGCAAAGCCAAAACTAGGGGGTTGACCGCTGCAGTTACAACGGTACCTAGGATTCGCTATCGTTCGGAATTACCGAAGCTGCAAGGCTGCTTTCTCTGAGAGGCTCCCTGCACATCCGGTCCCCTTTGAACTCCCGCATTCCCATGCTATGATGGAAGAAAACTAGCTAATAGAGGTCCTTCATGAAGTTTGATGCAATTGTAATCGGCGGAGGCTCCGCCGGATTAATGGCTGCCATAGCCGCCAGCGCCGACGGGGCAAGTGTGCTGCTCGTTGATAAAGGAGACAAGCTGGGCCGCAAGCTCGGGATCTCCGGGGGCGGAAGATGTAATGTAACGAACAATAAAGAGCTGGATGAACTGATCAAACATATTCCAGGCAACGGACGCTTTCTGCACAGCGCTTTTTCCCAGTTCAGCAATAAAGACATTATCGCTTTCTTTGAAAATCTCGGCATCCGTTTAAAGGAAGAAGATAACGGACGCATGTTCCCCGTTACCGACAAAGCCAAAACTGTCGTAGATGCGCTCGTTAATCAAGTGCGCAAGCAGGGCGTGGATATCCGCACGAACAGTCCTGTGGACAAGGTGCTGTACGCGGAGGGCGAGGTGCGGGGCATCCTCACCAAGCGGGGCGAAGTTTTCCACAGCAGCTCGGTCATTATTGCATCCGGCGGCTGCTCTGTGCCCCATACCGGCTCCACGGGAGACGGTTATGAATGGGCCCGTGATGCGGGGCACACCATCACGGAATTGTTTCCCACCGAGGTCCCTCTGACCTCGAAGGAGCCCTTCATCCGCAGCCGGGAGCTGCAAGGACTTTCCCTGCGGGACGTGGCGCTGTCCGTCTGGAACGCCAAGGGCAAATGTATCATCACGCACCGCGGGGACATGCTCTTTACACATTTCGGCCTGTCCGGTCCGATCGCGCTGCGTTGCAGCCAATTCGTCGTGAAGGAGCTGGCGAAGGCCGAGCGAAAAGAGGCTCGCACGACCATCGATCTCTTCCCGGACAAAAGCTTGGACGAGCTGGTCTCGGAGACGCTTGGGATGGCCAAAGCGGACTCCAAAAAAGCGATCAAAAACGTACTGAAATCCATCGTATCCGAGCGGCTTCTTCCTATTATATTGGAGAAATCAGGGCTGGACGAGCAGCTGACGTATGATCATATTCCGAAGACGAACTGGCAGGAGCTGTGCAAGCTGCTCAAAGCATTTCCTGTCTCCGTGCATGGAACCTTGTCCATCGAGGAGGCTTTTGTGACAGGAGGCGGCATCCACCTGAAGGAGATCGACCCCCGAACCATGGGGTCGAAGCTGATGAAAGGGCTATACTTCTGCGGGGAAATTCTGGACATCCACGGGTATACCGGCGGATATAACATCACTGCCGCTTTCGCGACCGGCTATACAGCAGGCAAAAGCGCGGCGGAGTGGAGTAATAACGCGTCCAGTACGTAAAAAAGAAGCGAGTTAGATGACTCGCTAATAATGTCATGTTGCATGTAGTATTTTGTGAAGTGGATTACCAATGGATAAACTTTATCATGCTAATGTGGTGTATTCTTCATTTGATCTCCCTTAAGCGTAAAATACAAATATTCACCGCTGCTTCCATTGATGGGAAGAGTCCAATAGACTAGCTTATCT
This genomic window from Paenibacillus hexagrammi contains:
- a CDS encoding FAD:protein FMN transferase, with product MELVTESFHPFRFQALQVDIELLLRCEDKDALIIEKLAVDWFRSAEKRFNRSLAESEINLLNTLAGEKCKVSNTMLEVLHLVEAYHTITAGGFLPHPSETQTWQVDPIQKSVMIPEHGTIDLGGIERSWSVKKLCDYMQRGMELKQGLILAGGNITVWGRTLRNLDPWIIGIQNPWNHAKVGAVALPQGSLSTCSKYEDPSTKGSDVEQCTVVGEDIIECQVWAKALCALGLDVGIELLSKRATRCEAVLIGTNKEVHYIGSKDSLNRTWLDMTIDHYHFNREAS
- a CDS encoding BaiN/RdsA family NAD(P)/FAD-dependent oxidoreductase, which translates into the protein MKFDAIVIGGGSAGLMAAIAASADGASVLLVDKGDKLGRKLGISGGGRCNVTNNKELDELIKHIPGNGRFLHSAFSQFSNKDIIAFFENLGIRLKEEDNGRMFPVTDKAKTVVDALVNQVRKQGVDIRTNSPVDKVLYAEGEVRGILTKRGEVFHSSSVIIASGGCSVPHTGSTGDGYEWARDAGHTITELFPTEVPLTSKEPFIRSRELQGLSLRDVALSVWNAKGKCIITHRGDMLFTHFGLSGPIALRCSQFVVKELAKAERKEARTTIDLFPDKSLDELVSETLGMAKADSKKAIKNVLKSIVSERLLPIILEKSGLDEQLTYDHIPKTNWQELCKLLKAFPVSVHGTLSIEEAFVTGGGIHLKEIDPRTMGSKLMKGLYFCGEILDIHGYTGGYNITAAFATGYTAGKSAAEWSNNASST